One Glycocaulis abyssi DNA window includes the following coding sequences:
- a CDS encoding aromatic ring-hydroxylating dioxygenase subunit alpha yields the protein MNSGDLQALEPLNSADYGLLRDFWYVACPARELKTGRSRSVSVCGLALELVRDTGPGRAVSGQTGAGDSLHVTEQDGLVWVFIPETQGDAPTSSPPAFDGPGGGKVRFVEEALLPCHIDDAAYGLLDPAHGPYVHASPIWRSSKTLKDKAKSYEPSELGFTMVPHEPVNSKLYNIIGGSIRVSIAFRLPGLRIERIWNEKHTVLGVTALTPIDANRTIIRQIFYWDTPVLTVVRPIARLVSRPFLQQDVHIMALRQKGLAFGAKGMLIRDADQLFIWYQRIKKEILDARAQGRAFVNPVKPATLRWRT from the coding sequence ATGAATAGCGGCGATCTACAGGCGCTAGAACCCTTGAATAGCGCCGATTACGGCCTCCTTCGCGATTTCTGGTATGTTGCCTGTCCTGCGCGGGAGCTGAAAACCGGGCGCAGCCGGAGCGTGAGTGTTTGCGGCCTTGCGCTTGAGCTCGTCCGCGATACTGGCCCCGGCCGGGCGGTCAGCGGCCAGACCGGAGCGGGCGACAGCCTGCATGTCACCGAGCAGGACGGGCTTGTCTGGGTCTTCATCCCTGAAACGCAGGGTGACGCCCCCACAAGCTCTCCACCCGCGTTTGACGGGCCGGGCGGCGGCAAGGTGCGCTTCGTGGAAGAGGCGCTCCTGCCCTGTCATATTGATGATGCGGCCTATGGCCTGCTGGACCCGGCCCATGGGCCTTACGTCCATGCCAGCCCGATCTGGCGCAGCTCCAAGACGCTCAAGGACAAGGCGAAATCCTATGAGCCGAGCGAGCTGGGCTTCACCATGGTGCCGCATGAGCCGGTTAACTCGAAGCTCTACAACATTATTGGCGGATCGATCCGGGTCTCGATAGCCTTCCGTCTGCCGGGCCTGCGCATTGAACGCATCTGGAATGAGAAGCACACCGTGCTGGGCGTAACCGCGCTGACGCCTATTGACGCGAACCGCACCATCATCCGCCAGATTTTCTACTGGGACACGCCCGTGCTGACGGTGGTTCGGCCGATTGCCCGCCTGGTCTCGCGCCCCTTCCTGCAACAGGACGTTCACATCATGGCGCTGCGCCAGAAGGGGCTGGCCTTCGGCGCAAAAGGCATGCTGATCCGCGACGCCGACCAGCTCTTCATCTGGTACCAGCGCATCAAGAAGGAAATTCTTGATGCGCGTGCACAGGGCCGCGCCTTCGTGAACCCGGTCAAGCCCGCCACCTTGCGCTGGCGGACATAA
- a CDS encoding RlmE family RNA methyltransferase, producing the protein MSSKDEDPPEEKRRRRSGPVTAGGSKRADKQFHERVKTAKKRKVSSQRWLERQLNDPYVQRAKAEGYRSRAAYKLIELDEKFGLLRPGMRIADLGAAPGGWVQVALKRGASHVVGIDLLEMDHIAGAVLMTMDFTDPGAPEAVKEALGGPADLVMSDLAPWTTGHKSTDHLRIVNLVEAAADFALETLKPGGAFIAKAFQGGTESEILARLKPRFDKVKHAKPAASRADSSETYLVALGFRG; encoded by the coding sequence GTGAGCAGCAAGGATGAAGATCCGCCTGAGGAAAAGCGCCGCAGACGCTCCGGCCCGGTTACGGCCGGTGGCAGCAAACGCGCCGACAAGCAGTTTCACGAGCGGGTAAAGACCGCCAAGAAGCGCAAAGTCTCCTCCCAGCGTTGGCTGGAGCGCCAGCTCAACGACCCGTATGTGCAGCGCGCGAAGGCCGAAGGCTATCGCTCGCGCGCGGCCTACAAGCTGATAGAGCTGGACGAGAAGTTCGGGCTTTTAAGGCCCGGCATGCGCATTGCCGATCTCGGCGCGGCGCCGGGCGGCTGGGTGCAGGTGGCGCTGAAACGCGGTGCCAGCCATGTCGTCGGCATTGATCTGCTGGAGATGGACCACATCGCGGGCGCGGTCCTGATGACCATGGACTTCACCGATCCGGGCGCGCCGGAGGCCGTGAAAGAGGCGCTTGGCGGGCCGGCAGACCTCGTCATGTCAGACCTCGCCCCCTGGACTACCGGCCACAAGAGCACCGACCATTTGCGCATCGTCAATCTGGTGGAGGCGGCGGCAGACTTTGCGCTGGAAACGCTTAAACCCGGCGGTGCCTTCATCGCCAAGGCGTTTCAGGGCGGCACCGAGAGCGAGATTCTCGCGCGGCTGAAACCACGCTTTGACAAGGTGAAGCACGCCAAGCCCGCCGCCAGCCGCGCCGACAGCTCGGAAACCTATCTGGTGGCGCTAGGCTTCAGGGGGTAG
- a CDS encoding Ppx/GppA phosphatase family protein codes for MDTHDPGARPGTDSRNTSKGRARHDVIYGAIDLGTNNCRMLMAKRAHRGFRVVESFSRIVKLGEGLGASGVLSDEAMDRAVEALAVCAQKLERRKVTRLRAVATQACRMASNGQDFLDRVERETGLKLDLISPEEEARLAVQGSLDLLDDSFDAAVVVDIGGGSTELCWLDLAEWRERGGYPDAGRPGIRGWTTIPLGVVTLSERCPEPENATPEERRAWYEAMKAEVRKETRIPKGARRLRPLFEQGRAHMVGTSGTVTSVAGVHLNLVRYDRNQVDGSWMEAHEARAACDRLSTKDAAGRAGEGCIGTERADLVVAGCAILESVMDGWPVPRLRVGDRGLREGLLLNLIYPRRKRGRRGRKSRGRGKTSAGASS; via the coding sequence ATGGATACGCATGACCCCGGCGCCCGTCCGGGGACCGATTCGCGCAATACGTCCAAAGGCCGTGCCCGCCATGACGTGATCTATGGCGCGATAGACCTTGGCACCAATAATTGCCGTATGCTGATGGCCAAGCGCGCCCATCGCGGTTTTCGCGTGGTGGAAAGCTTTTCACGCATCGTGAAGCTGGGCGAGGGGCTGGGTGCCAGCGGCGTTCTGTCCGACGAGGCCATGGACCGCGCCGTCGAGGCGCTGGCGGTCTGTGCGCAGAAGCTGGAACGCCGCAAGGTGACGCGCCTGCGCGCGGTCGCCACGCAAGCTTGCCGCATGGCGTCCAACGGTCAGGACTTCCTTGACCGGGTGGAGCGCGAGACCGGCCTGAAGCTTGACCTCATTTCGCCCGAGGAAGAAGCGCGCCTTGCCGTGCAGGGCAGTCTTGATCTGCTTGATGACAGTTTTGACGCGGCTGTGGTGGTTGATATTGGCGGTGGCTCTACCGAGCTGTGCTGGCTGGATCTGGCCGAGTGGCGCGAGCGGGGCGGCTATCCCGATGCCGGCCGTCCGGGCATTCGCGGCTGGACCACCATTCCGCTGGGTGTTGTCACCCTGTCGGAGCGCTGCCCCGAACCGGAAAACGCCACACCTGAGGAGCGCCGCGCCTGGTATGAGGCCATGAAGGCTGAAGTGCGCAAGGAAACGCGAATTCCCAAAGGCGCGCGCCGCCTGCGTCCGCTGTTCGAGCAGGGCAGGGCGCATATGGTGGGTACATCGGGCACGGTGACGTCCGTGGCCGGGGTCCATCTCAATCTGGTGCGCTATGACCGCAACCAGGTGGACGGGTCATGGATGGAAGCCCATGAGGCACGCGCCGCCTGTGACCGGCTGTCGACCAAGGATGCAGCCGGGCGCGCGGGCGAGGGCTGTATCGGCACCGAGCGGGCCGATCTGGTTGTGGCCGGTTGCGCGATACTGGAATCGGTGATGGATGGATGGCCGGTACCGCGCCTGCGGGTCGGCGACAGGGGGCTTCGCGAAGGTCTTCTGCTCAATCTGATCTATCCAAGGCGCAAGCGCGGCCGCCGCGGCCGCAAATCGCGTGGGCGGGGCAAGACCAGTGCAGGAGCGTCATCGTGA
- the hspQ gene encoding heat shock protein HspQ, whose product MRSAQFAIGDVVRHRLFPFRGVVFDVDPQFANTEEWWLSIPERIRPHKDQPFYHVLAENEQSYYTAYVSEQNLLPDAHNGPVGHPDAAQVFEGFDGTRYKVKAEIASKAN is encoded by the coding sequence GTGCGCAGCGCGCAATTTGCCATTGGCGATGTGGTCCGGCACCGGCTCTTCCCCTTCCGGGGCGTCGTGTTCGACGTCGACCCGCAATTTGCCAATACGGAAGAATGGTGGCTGTCCATCCCGGAGCGGATACGCCCTCACAAGGACCAGCCCTTCTACCACGTGCTCGCCGAGAACGAGCAGAGCTACTACACGGCCTATGTCTCCGAGCAGAACCTCCTGCCCGACGCCCATAACGGCCCGGTCGGCCACCCGGACGCCGCCCAGGTTTTCGAAGGCTTTGATGGTACACGCTACAAGGTGAAGGCGGAGATCGCGTCGAAAGCGAACTAG
- a CDS encoding fumarylacetoacetate hydrolase family protein, which translates to MKLASLENGTRDGKLVVVSKDLAWCTDASHIAPTLQAALDDWDVAAPKLETLSEELHRETIPRERFHEHDALSPLPRAYQWADGSAYVNHVELVRKARGAEMPESFWTDPLMYQGGSDAFLAPRAPIPLGDDAWGLDFEGEVAVITGDAPMGCTTDEAAKAIRLVMICNDVSLRGLIPGELAKGFGFFQSKPPTAFSPIAVTPDELGEAWDGARLSLPLRSQYNGELFGEPDAGVDMTFGFPELIAHLAKTRPVTAGTIVGSGTVSNKQDGGPGKPVSEGGKGYSCIAEIRMIETINDGKPKTPFMTPGDTIRIDMRDKNGKSIFGAIEQEVVRYQK; encoded by the coding sequence ATGAAACTCGCCAGCCTTGAAAACGGCACCCGCGATGGAAAGCTGGTCGTCGTCTCGAAAGACCTCGCCTGGTGCACGGACGCCTCCCATATCGCGCCCACCCTGCAGGCCGCGCTGGATGACTGGGACGTGGCTGCCCCGAAGCTGGAAACCCTCTCCGAAGAGCTGCACCGCGAGACGATTCCGCGCGAGCGCTTCCACGAGCATGACGCGCTTTCGCCGCTGCCGCGCGCCTATCAGTGGGCCGACGGCTCGGCCTATGTGAACCATGTGGAACTGGTCAGGAAAGCGCGCGGCGCGGAAATGCCAGAGAGCTTCTGGACCGATCCTTTGATGTATCAGGGCGGATCGGACGCCTTCCTGGCACCGCGCGCGCCCATCCCGCTCGGCGATGACGCCTGGGGTCTCGACTTTGAAGGCGAGGTGGCGGTCATCACCGGCGATGCGCCCATGGGCTGCACGACCGATGAAGCGGCAAAGGCGATCCGCCTTGTGATGATCTGCAATGATGTGTCCTTGCGCGGGCTTATTCCCGGCGAACTGGCAAAAGGCTTCGGCTTCTTCCAGTCCAAGCCGCCGACGGCCTTTTCGCCCATCGCCGTAACGCCTGACGAACTGGGCGAAGCCTGGGACGGCGCGCGCCTCTCCTTGCCCCTGCGCTCGCAGTATAACGGAGAGCTTTTTGGCGAGCCGGATGCCGGCGTCGACATGACGTTTGGCTTTCCAGAACTGATCGCCCATCTGGCCAAGACCCGGCCCGTGACGGCAGGCACGATTGTCGGTTCCGGCACGGTGTCTAACAAACAGGATGGTGGTCCGGGCAAGCCGGTCAGCGAAGGCGGCAAGGGCTATTCGTGCATCGCGGAAATCCGCATGATCGAGACGATCAATGACGGCAAGCCGAAAACACCCTTCATGACGCCGGGTGACACGATCCGCATCGATATGCGCGACAAGAATGGCAAGTCGATCTTCGGTGCCATCGAGCAGGAAGTCGTGCGATATCAGAAATAG
- a CDS encoding carbonic anhydrase, producing the protein MIPTRLHEGFARFRAERFERKQRIWQNLAKGQTPHALVIGCADSRVDPAAIFDAGPGELFIIRNVANLVPPYEPDGAHHGVSAALEFSVKALGVAHIVVLGHKSCGGVHAAATGGAAGTQFIERWLDPLKPVLDEARRELGEDADTEHLCDTMELGSIKRSLERLMSFPFIAEAVQSGTLVLHGARFGIADGELEWLNADGRFEIVDAGFGPS; encoded by the coding sequence ATGATACCGACCCGCCTGCATGAGGGCTTCGCCCGCTTCCGCGCCGAGCGCTTCGAGCGCAAGCAACGCATCTGGCAAAATCTCGCCAAGGGGCAGACACCCCATGCGCTGGTGATTGGCTGCGCTGACAGCCGCGTTGATCCGGCAGCGATATTCGATGCTGGTCCCGGCGAGCTTTTCATCATCCGCAATGTCGCCAATCTCGTTCCGCCCTACGAGCCGGACGGCGCACACCATGGCGTCTCCGCCGCGCTGGAGTTTTCCGTCAAGGCGCTGGGCGTCGCGCATATCGTCGTGCTGGGCCACAAGAGCTGTGGCGGGGTCCACGCCGCCGCAACGGGCGGTGCGGCGGGCACGCAGTTCATCGAACGCTGGCTCGATCCGCTAAAACCCGTACTCGACGAGGCCCGGCGCGAGCTGGGTGAGGACGCCGATACCGAGCATCTGTGTGACACGATGGAGCTGGGTTCGATCAAGCGCTCGCTGGAGCGGCTGATGTCCTTCCCCTTCATCGCGGAGGCCGTGCAATCCGGCACGCTGGTCCTGCACGGTGCACGTTTCGGCATTGCCGATGGCGAGCTGGAATGGCTCAACGCCGATGGCCGCTTCGAAATTGTTGATGCCGGGTTCGGCCCGTCATGA
- a CDS encoding P-II family nitrogen regulator, translating to MQTSLKKRLEIIIEMPAVPRLEGVLEKAGVKGWTVLPAKSGRGANGSWSREGQITNADRMMMVLAVIDPAMLDTVLERVYALLERQIGIVMVSDVQVVRAERF from the coding sequence ATGCAGACCAGCCTTAAAAAGCGCCTTGAGATCATTATCGAAATGCCCGCCGTGCCGCGCCTTGAGGGCGTGCTGGAAAAGGCGGGTGTGAAGGGCTGGACCGTGCTGCCCGCCAAATCAGGGCGCGGGGCAAACGGTAGCTGGTCGCGCGAGGGCCAGATCACCAATGCGGACCGCATGATGATGGTGCTTGCCGTCATCGATCCGGCCATGCTCGACACCGTGCTGGAGCGCGTCTACGCGCTGCTGGAGCGCCAGATCGGCATCGTCATGGTGTCCGACGTGCAGGTCGTGCGCGCCGAGCGCTTCTGA
- a CDS encoding sodium-dependent bicarbonate transport family permease, with the protein MDIFTLAEANLISPPILFFVLGLIAAFVRSDLSIPEAIAKALSLYLVMAIGFKGGAEMAAGDLTWSVGGAILSGIVLSALLPVLGFGMLMLTTKVGRIDAAAIAAHYGSISIVTFIAASDAARFLETPGEGFMVAVAAAMEAPAIVTALILAGSAARASNGGEGHGESRLSVLKEIAANGSIVLLIGAFFIGWMTGPRGMEAVSPFFNDIFRGVLCLFLLDMGLVAGRGLLRNWRVLKPGVIGFGLYMPLIGALAGMGTGLAVGLDAGSLGLLMTLAASASYIAVPAALRLALPEARPAISLTLALGITFPFNLVAGIPLYFWLARLVTGTGG; encoded by the coding sequence ATGGATATTTTCACGCTGGCTGAAGCCAATCTGATCTCCCCGCCCATCCTGTTCTTCGTGCTGGGGCTGATCGCGGCTTTTGTCCGGTCGGACCTCTCCATCCCCGAGGCTATCGCCAAGGCGCTCTCGCTCTATCTGGTCATGGCGATCGGCTTCAAGGGCGGGGCCGAGATGGCCGCCGGAGACCTCACCTGGTCGGTCGGCGGGGCCATCCTGTCGGGCATCGTGCTCTCCGCGCTCCTGCCGGTTCTGGGCTTTGGCATGCTCATGCTGACCACGAAGGTCGGGCGCATTGATGCAGCCGCCATCGCCGCCCATTACGGCTCCATCTCCATCGTCACCTTCATCGCCGCCAGCGATGCGGCGCGCTTTCTCGAAACGCCCGGCGAAGGCTTCATGGTGGCGGTTGCGGCTGCCATGGAAGCGCCAGCGATTGTTACCGCGCTGATCCTCGCAGGCTCCGCCGCGCGCGCCTCCAATGGCGGGGAGGGGCATGGCGAAAGCCGCCTCTCGGTCCTGAAAGAGATCGCCGCCAACGGCTCCATCGTGCTGCTGATCGGCGCGTTCTTTATCGGCTGGATGACCGGCCCGCGCGGCATGGAGGCGGTGTCTCCCTTCTTCAACGATATCTTCCGCGGCGTGCTCTGCCTGTTCCTGCTTGATATGGGGCTGGTGGCGGGCAGGGGACTTCTTCGCAACTGGCGCGTCCTGAAACCCGGCGTCATCGGCTTTGGCCTTTACATGCCGCTCATCGGCGCACTGGCGGGGATGGGAACGGGCCTCGCAGTGGGGCTGGACGCAGGCAGTCTGGGCCTTCTGATGACGCTCGCGGCGTCTGCCAGCTATATCGCCGTGCCCGCAGCCCTGCGCCTTGCCCTGCCCGAAGCGCGCCCTGCCATCTCGCTCACGCTGGCGCTGGGGATCACCTTCCCGTTCAATCTGGTGGCGGGCATTCCGCTCTATTTCTGGCTTGCCCGGCTTGTAACCGGCACTGGAGGCTAG
- a CDS encoding homogentisate 1,2-dioxygenase — MARKWIYTSRSEGDASRQAHADFPEHAPYEREMSKEGFFGPAAFLHHKRPPTGWVKFEGPLQPRAFDLTKLNRPDDVPWSSPSVLFNNSCDIRLWKLEKPMSGLARNGDGDQLLFIHTGKGSLFCDFGHLAYEAGDYIILPRATMWRLVPSEATSVLMVEATNTHFTLPDRGLLGPHAIFDPAVLDVPAMDEAYFAQQADEDHEWVVHVKKRGQVSRITYPYNPLDAAGWHGELYPVRLNVRDIRPLMSHRYHVPPSAHTTFLSDRFVICTFAPRPFETDPGALKVPFFHNNNDYDEVLFYHAGDFFSRDGIDAGMMTFHPAGFTHGPHPKALANMFTQKKPATDEYAVMIDTRDPLDVGEGAASVENLDYVHSWKPKQAAE; from the coding sequence ATGGCGCGCAAATGGATTTACACCTCCCGCAGCGAAGGCGATGCCTCGCGTCAGGCCCATGCCGATTTTCCCGAACACGCGCCCTATGAGCGCGAAATGTCCAAGGAAGGGTTCTTCGGCCCCGCCGCCTTCCTCCACCACAAGCGCCCGCCCACTGGCTGGGTGAAGTTTGAAGGCCCGCTGCAGCCGCGCGCGTTTGATCTGACCAAGCTGAACCGCCCGGACGACGTGCCGTGGTCGAGCCCGTCCGTGCTGTTCAACAATAGCTGCGATATACGCCTGTGGAAGCTGGAAAAGCCGATGAGCGGCCTTGCCCGCAATGGCGATGGCGACCAGCTGCTCTTCATCCATACCGGCAAGGGCTCGCTCTTCTGCGATTTCGGCCATCTGGCCTATGAGGCGGGCGATTACATCATCCTGCCGCGCGCGACGATGTGGCGGCTGGTGCCGTCCGAAGCGACCTCCGTGCTGATGGTGGAGGCCACCAATACCCACTTCACCCTGCCCGACCGCGGCCTGCTAGGGCCCCATGCGATCTTCGATCCGGCCGTGCTGGACGTGCCTGCCATGGACGAGGCGTATTTCGCCCAGCAGGCCGATGAGGACCATGAATGGGTGGTCCACGTGAAAAAGCGCGGGCAGGTCAGCCGCATCACCTACCCGTATAATCCGCTCGATGCCGCAGGCTGGCATGGAGAGCTTTATCCGGTGCGCCTGAACGTGCGCGATATCCGCCCGCTGATGAGCCATCGCTATCACGTGCCGCCGAGCGCGCACACGACCTTCCTGTCGGACCGGTTCGTGATCTGCACCTTTGCCCCGCGCCCCTTCGAGACTGATCCGGGTGCGCTCAAAGTGCCGTTCTTCCACAACAATAATGACTACGATGAAGTGCTGTTCTACCACGCGGGCGATTTCTTCAGCCGCGACGGCATCGATGCGGGCATGATGACCTTCCACCCGGCAGGCTTCACCCACGGCCCGCACCCCAAAGCGCTGGCCAACATGTTCACGCAGAAAAAGCCTGCGACGGACGAGTATGCCGTGATGATCGATACCCGTGATCCGCTGGATGTGGGCGAGGGCGCTGCCAGCGTCGAGAATCTCGACTACGTTCACTCGTGGAAGCCGAAACAGGCGGCTGAGTAG